From one Micromonospora siamensis genomic stretch:
- a CDS encoding putative bifunctional diguanylate cyclase/phosphodiesterase gives MPVAYPCQRLRRRPPLPEAVVLASAALLLFLAVAGVLPPSAAVALAAAAGTVLAGVRLSRLAATATGGPPTPPAPGRPPVATAGASAADPRHGRWRRRAALRRRVVGLLDAAVATAGLTAAVPPIVAPPHRSAVVAAGVALTGVLFGGALFLLPGRSRLDRPVRLRRVVEVVSFGVSLVFATWVLLPPGELPPAVRELTVAGAGLLAGLAGTGIADRRRRPGAALCWTGAAAVLFGLGLLLVLPVAGASERATLLAVPPLLGGALATATGAARLAGGDPPRPAGPVWPTVTAPAAIATVAAAWHLLVVGEFDVTGMLLGLAVIPPMVVRELLSAADNRRYADRLGAQEAHFRALVSGGHDLVLLLDEALRVRWQSPAAARLFGLTDADVRDRPLPELLHPQDAPRAAGLLTGVLGGVEPTLLSARLRDGQGNWRETESTVSDQRGVVEVGALVLHVRDVGDRRRLERTVHRLAATDQLTGLANRVELLRALGSRRHPHNPSGALLVVDLHGLGEVNDAHGRAAGDLVLVEVARRLRGTVGPDEIVARLTGDEFAVVTTAGPVLAFGLGDRLVAALGEPYPLPDAGPVRLAASVGLAEITDAGPEDVLRQADLARRRAVQLGRNRVEWYDGYLEEQLVRRLDLERELPGAVARGELDLVYQPVLGLTDRCPVGTEALLRWRSPVLGTVLPAELLPVAGDLDLLGELGRWVLTRACRQLADWSQGSPQLWMAVNVSPRELAGTDFVERAATLLAEYGVPGERLVIEVSEPLVTEDVGMVAARLAGLRSLGVRIALDDFRPEHASLAQLRRLPIDLLKVGPDLVGAVDDPQRPLLDVVVSLADRLGVAVVAEQLESTGQVDRAHRAGCRYGQGFVLARPATAERVEAYFEEFPSASR, from the coding sequence GTGCCCGTCGCGTACCCCTGCCAGAGGCTCCGCCGCCGACCGCCGTTGCCCGAGGCGGTCGTGCTGGCGTCGGCGGCCCTGCTCCTGTTCCTGGCCGTGGCCGGCGTCCTGCCGCCGTCCGCCGCCGTGGCGCTCGCCGCCGCGGCCGGCACGGTGCTGGCCGGCGTCCGGCTGTCCCGATTGGCCGCCACGGCCACCGGTGGACCGCCGACGCCCCCGGCCCCCGGTCGGCCGCCGGTCGCGACGGCCGGGGCGTCGGCGGCGGACCCGCGGCACGGCCGGTGGCGGCGGCGGGCGGCGCTGCGGCGTCGCGTCGTCGGGCTGCTCGACGCGGCGGTGGCGACGGCCGGTCTCACCGCGGCCGTGCCGCCTATCGTGGCGCCTCCGCACCGGTCGGCGGTGGTCGCCGCGGGCGTGGCGCTGACCGGCGTGCTGTTCGGCGGCGCCCTGTTCCTGCTGCCGGGCCGGTCCCGACTGGACCGCCCGGTGCGGCTGCGCCGGGTGGTGGAGGTGGTCAGCTTCGGCGTCAGCCTGGTCTTCGCGACCTGGGTGCTGTTGCCACCGGGTGAGTTGCCGCCGGCCGTACGCGAGCTGACCGTGGCCGGCGCGGGGCTGTTGGCCGGGCTCGCCGGGACCGGTATCGCGGACCGACGGCGCCGGCCGGGCGCCGCGCTCTGCTGGACCGGGGCGGCGGCCGTCCTGTTCGGGCTGGGTCTGCTGCTCGTCCTGCCGGTGGCCGGCGCGTCGGAGCGGGCGACCCTGCTGGCCGTGCCGCCGCTGCTGGGCGGGGCGCTGGCCACCGCGACCGGCGCCGCGAGGCTGGCCGGTGGTGACCCGCCCCGGCCGGCGGGACCGGTCTGGCCGACGGTGACCGCTCCGGCGGCGATCGCCACGGTGGCCGCCGCCTGGCACCTGCTGGTCGTCGGCGAGTTCGACGTGACCGGGATGCTGCTCGGCCTCGCGGTCATCCCGCCGATGGTGGTACGCGAGCTGCTCTCCGCCGCCGACAACCGCCGGTACGCCGACCGGCTGGGCGCCCAGGAGGCGCACTTCCGGGCCCTGGTCTCCGGCGGGCACGACCTGGTGCTGCTGCTCGACGAGGCGCTGCGGGTGCGCTGGCAGTCCCCGGCGGCGGCCCGGCTGTTCGGGCTGACCGACGCCGACGTCCGTGACCGGCCGCTGCCCGAGTTGCTGCACCCGCAGGACGCGCCGCGCGCCGCCGGGCTGCTGACCGGAGTGCTCGGTGGCGTCGAGCCGACGCTGCTGTCGGCCCGGCTGCGGGACGGGCAGGGCAACTGGCGGGAGACCGAGTCGACGGTCAGCGACCAGCGTGGCGTGGTCGAGGTGGGGGCGCTGGTGCTGCACGTTCGGGACGTCGGTGACCGGCGCCGGCTGGAGCGCACGGTGCACCGGCTCGCCGCCACCGACCAGCTCACCGGCCTGGCCAACCGGGTCGAGCTGCTGCGGGCGCTGGGCTCCCGCCGGCACCCGCACAACCCGTCCGGCGCGCTGCTGGTGGTCGACCTGCACGGCCTCGGCGAAGTGAACGACGCGCACGGGCGGGCCGCCGGGGACCTGGTCCTGGTCGAGGTGGCCCGACGGCTGCGCGGCACGGTCGGGCCGGACGAGATCGTCGCCCGGCTGACCGGGGACGAGTTCGCGGTGGTCACCACGGCGGGGCCGGTACTGGCGTTCGGGCTGGGTGACCGGTTGGTGGCGGCCCTGGGCGAGCCGTACCCGCTGCCCGACGCCGGGCCGGTGCGGCTGGCCGCCAGTGTCGGGCTGGCCGAGATCACCGACGCCGGCCCGGAGGACGTGCTGCGCCAGGCCGACCTGGCCCGGCGGCGGGCCGTCCAGCTCGGCCGCAACCGGGTGGAGTGGTACGACGGCTACCTGGAGGAGCAGCTGGTCCGCCGGCTGGACCTGGAGCGGGAGCTGCCCGGGGCGGTGGCGCGGGGCGAGCTGGACCTGGTCTACCAGCCGGTGCTGGGGTTGACCGACCGCTGCCCGGTGGGCACCGAGGCGCTGCTGCGCTGGCGCAGCCCGGTGCTGGGCACGGTGCTGCCGGCGGAGCTGCTGCCGGTCGCCGGTGACCTGGACCTGCTGGGGGAGTTGGGGCGCTGGGTGCTGACCCGGGCCTGCCGGCAGCTCGCCGACTGGTCGCAGGGCAGCCCGCAGCTGTGGATGGCGGTGAACGTGTCCCCCCGGGAGCTGGCCGGGACCGACTTCGTGGAGCGGGCCGCCACGCTGCTGGCCGAGTACGGGGTGCCCGGGGAGCGGCTGGTGATCGAGGTGTCCGAGCCGCTGGTCACCGAGGACGTCGGCATGGTCGCCGCCCGGCTGGCCGGGTTGCGGTCGCTGGGCGTACGGATCGCCCTGGACGACTTCCGGCCCGAGCACGCCTCGCTGGCGCAGCTCCGCCGGCTCCCGATCGATCTGCTGAAGGTCGGTCCGGACCTGGTGGGCGCGGTGGACGATCCGCAGCGTCCGCTGCTCGACGTGGTGGTGAGCCTGGCCGACCGGTTGGGCGTGGCGGTGGTGGCCGAACAGCTCGAGTCGACCGGCCAGGTGGATCGGGCGCACCGGGCCGGCTGCCGGTACGGGCAGGGCTTCGTGCTGGCCCGTCCGGCGACCGCGGAGCGGGTGGAGGCGTACTTCGAGGAGTTCCCGTCGGCGTCCCGGTGA
- a CDS encoding LacI family DNA-binding transcriptional regulator — MKRPTIADVARRAGVSKGAVSYALNGQPGVSEATRQRILAIAAEIGFSPSSAARALSGATAKAVGLALCRPARILGIEPFFMELISGVEAELSARSYALTLQVVADQEAEIAVYRRWWAERRVDGVFVCDLRTDDRRVPALEELQLPAVVIGGPGHTGTLASVWSDDAAALVETVEYLVALGHRRIARVGGLPSLLHTEIRSDAFTEVCARLGLDEASTVWSDYTGEEGARATRRLLSSAARPTAVIYDNDVMAIAGLSVAQEMGLQVPGDLSIVAWDDSPLCQLVHPPLTALGRDIPAYGAHAARQLLAAIAGEPVSGLQDETAHLTPRGSTAPPRIR; from the coding sequence GTGAAGCGGCCGACCATCGCCGACGTCGCCCGGCGCGCCGGCGTCTCCAAGGGCGCGGTGTCGTACGCGCTGAACGGCCAGCCCGGGGTCTCCGAGGCGACCCGGCAGCGCATCCTCGCCATCGCCGCCGAGATCGGGTTCAGCCCGAGCAGCGCCGCCCGGGCGCTCTCCGGCGCCACCGCCAAGGCGGTCGGCCTGGCGCTGTGCCGGCCCGCCCGGATACTGGGCATCGAGCCGTTCTTCATGGAGCTGATCAGCGGCGTCGAGGCCGAACTGTCGGCCCGCTCGTACGCGCTCACCCTCCAGGTGGTGGCCGACCAGGAGGCCGAGATCGCGGTCTACCGGCGCTGGTGGGCCGAGCGCCGGGTGGACGGCGTCTTCGTCTGCGACCTGCGTACCGACGACCGCCGGGTGCCCGCCCTGGAGGAGCTGCAACTGCCCGCCGTGGTGATCGGCGGCCCCGGCCACACCGGCACCCTGGCCAGCGTCTGGTCCGACGACGCGGCCGCCCTGGTGGAGACCGTGGAATACCTGGTCGCGCTCGGGCACCGGCGGATCGCCCGGGTCGGCGGCCTGCCCTCGCTGCTGCACACCGAGATCCGCAGCGACGCGTTCACCGAGGTCTGCGCCCGGCTCGGGCTGGACGAGGCCAGCACCGTCTGGTCCGACTACACCGGCGAGGAGGGCGCCCGGGCCACCCGGCGGCTGCTCAGCTCCGCCGCCCGGCCGACCGCGGTCATCTACGACAACGACGTGATGGCGATCGCCGGCCTCTCGGTGGCGCAGGAGATGGGGCTCCAGGTCCCCGGTGACCTGTCGATCGTGGCCTGGGACGACTCGCCGCTGTGCCAGCTGGTGCACCCACCGCTGACGGCGCTCGGCCGGGACATCCCCGCGTACGGCGCGCACGCCGCCCGCCAGCTGCTCGCGGCGATCGCCGGCGAACCGGTCAGCGGGTTGCAGGACGAGACGGCCCACCTCACCCCGCGGGGCAGCACCGCGCCGCCGCGCATCAGGTGA
- a CDS encoding ABC transporter substrate-binding protein, with amino-acid sequence MKRSWTRWARALAAGTVGLSLIAACSGQSTKGGDSDSASGPVTLKINFWGDFGLTDLKTKYEAEHPNVKIQLNSGEYNAQHEDLQKKLVAGNGAPDIAAIDEGFMVQFRGQSDKFVNLLDKGAADYESKYLPWKWKQSLSADGKTQIGLGTDVGGLAMCYRTDLFKAAGLPTERDQVSALWPTWDKFIEVGQQYTAKTKKKFIDAGTNLFNPILGQQPVGFYDDQEQLKMDGGPKVAFDYTVKAVDAGLSANLVSFQADWDKGFTSGAFAVLACPAWMLGHIKDTAPGTEGKWDIAAVPGGGGNWGGSFLTIPKQGKHVDEAYKLLTWLVAPEQQIEIFKKVGNLPSQPALYSDPAIAEFKNPFFNNAPVGQIFPKMAQGLTPQYLGKKNGPTRVEVENVIRRVENKTLKPDAAWAEAVKAAEKVKSS; translated from the coding sequence ATGAAACGGTCCTGGACGCGGTGGGCCCGCGCGCTCGCCGCGGGCACCGTCGGCCTGAGCCTGATCGCCGCCTGCAGCGGCCAGAGCACCAAGGGCGGCGACTCGGACTCCGCCAGCGGCCCGGTCACCCTGAAGATCAATTTCTGGGGTGACTTCGGCCTGACCGACCTCAAGACCAAGTACGAGGCCGAGCACCCGAACGTCAAGATCCAGCTGAACTCGGGTGAGTACAACGCCCAGCACGAGGACCTGCAGAAGAAGCTCGTCGCCGGCAACGGCGCGCCGGACATCGCGGCGATCGACGAGGGCTTCATGGTCCAGTTCCGCGGCCAGTCCGACAAGTTCGTCAACCTGCTCGACAAGGGCGCCGCGGACTACGAGAGCAAGTACCTGCCCTGGAAGTGGAAGCAGTCGCTGTCGGCCGACGGCAAGACCCAGATCGGTCTCGGTACCGACGTCGGCGGTCTGGCCATGTGCTACCGCACCGACCTGTTCAAGGCCGCCGGCCTGCCGACCGAGCGGGACCAGGTCTCCGCGCTCTGGCCCACCTGGGACAAGTTCATCGAGGTCGGCCAGCAGTACACCGCCAAGACCAAGAAGAAGTTCATCGACGCCGGGACCAACCTGTTCAACCCGATCCTCGGCCAGCAGCCGGTCGGCTTCTACGACGACCAGGAACAGCTGAAGATGGACGGCGGCCCGAAGGTCGCCTTCGACTACACCGTCAAGGCGGTCGACGCCGGCCTCTCCGCCAACCTGGTCAGCTTCCAGGCCGACTGGGACAAGGGCTTCACCAGCGGCGCCTTCGCCGTGCTGGCCTGCCCCGCCTGGATGCTCGGCCACATCAAGGACACCGCGCCCGGCACCGAGGGCAAGTGGGACATCGCCGCGGTTCCCGGTGGCGGCGGCAACTGGGGCGGCTCGTTCCTGACCATCCCCAAGCAGGGCAAGCACGTCGACGAGGCGTACAAGCTGCTGACCTGGCTGGTCGCCCCCGAGCAGCAGATCGAGATCTTCAAGAAGGTCGGCAACCTGCCCTCGCAGCCGGCGCTCTACTCGGACCCGGCCATCGCCGAGTTCAAGAACCCGTTCTTCAACAACGCCCCGGTCGGCCAGATCTTCCCCAAGATGGCGCAGGGCCTCACCCCGCAGTACCTGGGCAAGAAGAACGGCCCGACCCGGGTCGAGGTGGAGAACGTCATCCGCCGGGTGGAGAACAAGACCCTGAAGCCGGACGCCGCGTGGGCGGAGGCGGTCAAGGCGGCCGAGAAGGTCAAGAGCTCCTGA
- a CDS encoding carbohydrate ABC transporter permease: protein MSTTRAAPTPPAHRSAPKRAGGSGADERRLNWRNRLYRFDMRYMPYLMIAPFFLLFAVFGLFPLLFNAVVSLRNYRLDDPTLPYWAGFANFTKLFGDEYFWNALYNTFGIFLLSSVPQLLLALVVASLLNRKLRAQTWWRVGVLLPYITPIVASTMVFSVFFSRDFGMANWVLGLFGLGGPDDPIDWRADKLHSWIAIATMVNWKWIGYNALLYLAAMQSIPRDVYEAAAIDGAGPWKQLWRITVPMIQPVVVFTVILSTIGGLQLFTEPMLFDQNAQNATGGPNREWQTIAQLIYKVGWKDLNLGYAAAMSWALFLIILIVAGINFVATNRLSGGRK from the coding sequence ATGTCCACCACGCGTGCCGCGCCCACGCCGCCCGCCCACCGGTCCGCGCCGAAGCGCGCCGGCGGCTCCGGGGCGGACGAGCGGCGACTGAACTGGCGCAACCGGCTGTACCGCTTCGACATGCGCTACATGCCGTACCTGATGATCGCGCCGTTCTTCCTGCTCTTCGCCGTCTTCGGGCTCTTCCCGCTGCTGTTCAACGCCGTGGTCTCGCTGCGCAACTACCGGCTCGACGACCCGACGCTGCCGTACTGGGCCGGCTTCGCGAACTTCACCAAGCTCTTCGGCGACGAGTACTTCTGGAACGCCCTCTACAACACCTTCGGCATCTTCCTGCTCTCGTCGGTGCCGCAGCTGCTGCTCGCCCTGGTGGTCGCCTCGCTGCTCAACCGCAAGCTGCGGGCGCAGACCTGGTGGCGGGTGGGGGTGCTGCTGCCGTACATCACCCCGATCGTCGCCTCGACGATGGTGTTCAGCGTCTTCTTCTCCCGCGACTTCGGGATGGCCAACTGGGTGCTCGGCCTGTTCGGCCTCGGCGGCCCCGACGACCCGATCGACTGGCGGGCCGACAAGCTGCACTCCTGGATCGCCATCGCCACGATGGTCAACTGGAAGTGGATCGGCTACAACGCGCTGCTCTACCTGGCCGCCATGCAGTCCATCCCGCGCGACGTCTACGAGGCCGCGGCGATCGACGGCGCCGGCCCGTGGAAGCAGCTCTGGCGGATCACCGTGCCGATGATCCAGCCCGTGGTCGTCTTCACGGTCATCCTCTCCACCATCGGCGGTCTCCAGCTCTTCACCGAGCCGATGCTCTTCGACCAGAACGCCCAGAACGCCACCGGCGGGCCCAACCGCGAGTGGCAGACCATCGCCCAGCTGATCTACAAGGTCGGCTGGAAGGACCTGAACCTCGGCTACGCCGCCGCGATGTCGTGGGCCCTCTTCCTGATCATCCTGATCGTCGCCGGGATCAACTTCGTGGCGACCAACCGACTGTCCGGAGGTCGCAAATGA
- a CDS encoding carbohydrate ABC transporter permease, whose translation MARAPQDTPAGIWTYLFLALTMLFAAFPLYWMFVIATSNDEALAKLPPAVVPGDRFMVNLREVFSLQDVYFAASLVNSLIVSTVVTASVLFFCSLAGFAFAKLRFKGSNALMLFVVLTLTVPNQLGIVALYIVMGKLGWNGTLLAVIAPGLVTAFGVFYMRQFIVNTVPDELIESARMDGATTMRVYANIVLPAIRPALAVLGLLTFVATWNDFQWPLITLSGTDFPTSMVAISDLASGNYVIYRRVLAGAFLATIPLLVMLFIGGRQIVRGIMEGAVKS comes from the coding sequence ATGGCCCGGGCCCCGCAGGACACCCCGGCGGGCATCTGGACGTACCTCTTCCTCGCCCTGACCATGCTCTTCGCGGCGTTCCCGCTGTACTGGATGTTCGTCATCGCCACCAGCAACGACGAGGCGCTGGCCAAGCTGCCGCCGGCGGTGGTCCCCGGCGACCGGTTCATGGTGAACCTGCGGGAGGTCTTCAGCCTCCAGGACGTCTACTTCGCCGCGTCGCTGGTCAACAGCCTCATCGTCTCGACCGTGGTGACCGCCTCGGTGCTGTTCTTCTGCTCGCTGGCCGGCTTCGCCTTCGCCAAGCTGCGCTTCAAGGGCAGCAACGCGCTGATGCTCTTCGTGGTGCTCACCCTGACCGTGCCCAACCAGCTCGGCATCGTCGCGCTCTACATCGTGATGGGCAAGCTCGGCTGGAACGGCACCCTGCTCGCCGTCATCGCCCCCGGCCTGGTCACCGCCTTCGGCGTGTTCTACATGCGGCAGTTCATCGTCAACACCGTCCCCGACGAGCTGATCGAGTCGGCCCGGATGGACGGCGCCACCACCATGCGGGTGTACGCCAACATCGTCCTCCCGGCGATCCGCCCGGCCCTGGCCGTGCTCGGCCTGCTCACCTTCGTGGCCACCTGGAACGACTTCCAGTGGCCGCTGATCACGCTGTCCGGCACCGACTTCCCGACCTCGATGGTCGCCATCTCGGACCTGGCCAGCGGCAACTACGTCATCTACCGGCGGGTGCTGGCCGGCGCGTTCCTGGCCACCATCCCCCTGCTGGTGATGCTCTTCATCGGTGGACGGCAGATCGTCCGCGGAATCATGGAAGGCGCGGTGAAGTCTTGA
- a CDS encoding glycoside hydrolase family 2 protein — protein sequence MTRQTLHEGWTLRAVPGAGVPAEVAERAVPATVPGCVHTDLLAAGLIPDPFGDDNETRLGWIGRTDWVYESSFDWQPGGDDRVDLVCAGLDTVATIDVNGIEVGRTQNMHRGHRFDVGSLLRPGGNTLTVRFDSAYRYAEAQRDRLGDRPNAYPEPFQFIRKMACNFGWDWGPTVVTAGIWQEIGLHAWSTARLAQVRPVVTVADGVGRVELHVEVERVGGPPLTLRAAVGDATGEVTVAAGERTAVLTLTVADPELWWPRGYGEQPLYDLDVTLCAPDGRALDGWSKRLGFRSVRLDTTPDAHGTPFALHVNDVPVFVRGINWIPDHPFPTEITRGRLAERFDQALGANINLLRIWGGGRYESDNFYELADSLGMLVQQDFLFACAAYPEEEPFRTEVEAEAREQVTRLAAHPSLVLWTGNNENIWGWHDWDWQEPLAGRTWGRGYYLELLPAVVGELDPTRPYWPGSPWSGSDDIHPNDPAHGTMHIWDVWNDDDYTKYREYVPRFVAEFGYQAPPAYATLRRALSDDPLAHDSPGMAHHQKAIDGDRKLQRGLDAHLPAPADFDDWHYLTQLNQARAIQLGVEHFRSYRPVCMGTIVWQLNDCWPVTSWAAVDGDGRRKPLWYALRQAYADRLLTVQPRDGGLALVAVNETGEAWSAPATVTRLTLAGEPRAKTSVQLDVPAYSSVVLALPADLAGPEQARRELLVAEAGDSAERALWFFAEDREVDWPAPELDAVVEAADGGQRVRVTARSVLRDLTLFPDRLDPSAGVDRALVTLLPGESATFTVHADGPLDPAALTSRPVLRCVNDVPVSEVAR from the coding sequence TTGACCCGACAGACGCTGCACGAGGGCTGGACGCTGCGGGCCGTACCGGGCGCCGGGGTGCCGGCCGAGGTCGCCGAGCGGGCCGTGCCGGCCACCGTGCCGGGTTGCGTGCACACCGACCTGCTGGCCGCCGGGCTGATCCCCGACCCGTTCGGTGACGACAACGAGACCCGGCTGGGCTGGATCGGCCGCACCGACTGGGTCTACGAGAGCAGCTTCGACTGGCAGCCCGGCGGCGACGACCGGGTCGACCTGGTCTGCGCCGGCCTGGACACCGTGGCCACCATCGACGTCAACGGGATCGAGGTGGGCCGGACGCAGAACATGCACCGGGGCCACCGGTTCGACGTCGGGTCGCTGCTACGGCCGGGCGGCAACACGCTGACCGTGCGCTTCGACTCGGCGTACCGCTACGCCGAGGCGCAGCGGGACCGGCTCGGCGACCGGCCGAACGCCTACCCGGAGCCGTTCCAGTTCATCCGGAAGATGGCCTGCAACTTCGGCTGGGACTGGGGTCCCACCGTGGTGACCGCCGGCATCTGGCAGGAGATCGGCCTGCACGCCTGGTCGACCGCCCGGCTGGCCCAGGTCCGCCCGGTGGTCACCGTGGCCGACGGCGTCGGCCGGGTGGAGCTGCACGTCGAGGTGGAGCGGGTCGGCGGCCCGCCGCTGACGCTGCGCGCCGCCGTGGGCGACGCCACCGGCGAGGTCACCGTCGCGGCGGGGGAGCGCACGGCCGTGCTGACCCTCACCGTCGCGGACCCGGAGCTGTGGTGGCCCCGGGGGTACGGCGAGCAGCCGCTGTACGACCTCGACGTGACCCTCTGCGCCCCCGACGGCCGGGCGCTGGACGGCTGGTCCAAGCGGCTCGGCTTCCGCTCGGTACGCCTGGACACCACCCCCGACGCGCACGGCACCCCGTTCGCCCTGCACGTCAACGACGTGCCGGTCTTCGTCCGCGGCATCAACTGGATCCCGGACCACCCGTTCCCCACCGAGATCACCCGGGGGCGGCTGGCGGAACGCTTCGACCAGGCCCTCGGTGCGAACATCAACCTGCTGCGGATCTGGGGCGGCGGCCGGTACGAGTCCGACAACTTCTACGAGCTCGCCGACTCCCTCGGCATGCTGGTGCAACAGGACTTCCTCTTCGCCTGCGCGGCGTACCCGGAGGAGGAGCCGTTCCGCACCGAGGTCGAGGCGGAGGCGCGCGAGCAGGTGACCCGGCTGGCCGCCCACCCGTCGCTGGTGCTCTGGACCGGCAACAACGAGAACATCTGGGGCTGGCACGACTGGGACTGGCAGGAGCCGCTCGCCGGCCGCACCTGGGGGCGCGGCTACTACCTGGAGCTGCTGCCAGCCGTCGTCGGCGAGCTGGACCCGACCCGCCCGTACTGGCCGGGCAGCCCCTGGTCGGGCAGCGACGACATCCACCCGAACGACCCGGCGCACGGCACCATGCACATCTGGGACGTCTGGAACGACGACGACTACACCAAGTACCGGGAGTACGTCCCCCGCTTCGTCGCCGAGTTCGGCTACCAGGCGCCCCCGGCGTACGCGACGCTGCGCCGGGCGCTCTCCGACGATCCGCTGGCGCACGACTCGCCCGGGATGGCGCACCACCAGAAGGCCATCGACGGGGACCGGAAGCTCCAGCGGGGGCTGGACGCCCACCTGCCCGCCCCGGCCGACTTCGACGACTGGCACTACCTGACCCAGCTCAACCAGGCCCGCGCCATCCAGCTCGGGGTGGAGCACTTCCGGTCGTACCGGCCGGTCTGCATGGGGACCATCGTGTGGCAGCTCAACGACTGCTGGCCGGTCACCTCCTGGGCGGCGGTCGACGGGGACGGCCGCCGCAAGCCACTGTGGTACGCGCTGCGCCAGGCGTACGCCGACCGGCTGCTCACCGTGCAGCCGCGCGACGGCGGGCTGGCGCTGGTGGCGGTGAACGAGACCGGCGAGGCGTGGAGCGCGCCGGCCACGGTCACCCGGCTCACCCTGGCCGGGGAGCCGAGGGCGAAGACCTCGGTCCAGCTCGACGTCCCGGCGTACTCCTCGGTGGTGCTGGCGCTGCCCGCGGACCTGGCGGGGCCCGAGCAGGCCCGGCGTGAGCTGCTGGTCGCGGAGGCCGGCGACAGCGCGGAGCGGGCGCTGTGGTTCTTCGCCGAGGACCGGGAGGTCGACTGGCCGGCGCCGGAGCTGGACGCGGTGGTCGAGGCCGCGGACGGCGGCCAGCGGGTCCGGGTGACCGCCCGGAGCGTGCTGCGCGACCTGACCCTCTTCCCGGACCGGCTCGACCCGTCCGCCGGAGTGGACCGGGCGCTGGTCACCCTGCTGCCGGGGGAGTCCGCGACGTTCACCGTGCACGCCGACGGGCCGCTGGACCCGGCCGCGCTCACCAGCCGTCCGGTGCTGCGCTGCGTCAACGACGTACCGGTGAGCGAGGTGGCCCGATGA